One part of the Lapillicoccus jejuensis genome encodes these proteins:
- a CDS encoding helix-turn-helix domain-containing protein, with protein sequence MALADRTPSLVRAEEHYSASLCTYTCAAVPVLDPLSGMLEGSVNITTWARSSSDLLLALAQSAAGTTSALMLARSQGRRSRPQPRGGVFRVQNARLEPAAGTIREMSAAWSEALAAATRAVEDGKVVAAVGEPGSGRATLLAQAFRRARPRDRILSAAVPAPEDVERWLSLWTPELGKEHTAVIVEGADSLPAWGAQTLHDRAVAARTTMPDTPAAQRVLPWAATAERLDEVPLVLRALVDTVVEVPSLRDRPADVLPLARYAAHNTRAREVGFTPAAERALTTYGWPGNVDELFAVVHDAAMRSDTVDVRHLPGRVLGGASAPTVGRIEQFEREEIARLLAQPGKTMKDVAAELGMSRATLYRKISQYGLSSTR encoded by the coding sequence ATGGCCCTGGCCGACCGCACGCCCAGCCTGGTCCGCGCGGAGGAGCACTACTCGGCCAGCCTGTGCACCTACACCTGCGCCGCCGTCCCCGTCCTCGACCCGCTGTCGGGGATGCTCGAGGGGTCGGTCAACATCACGACGTGGGCGCGTTCCTCGAGCGACCTGCTGCTCGCCCTGGCCCAGTCGGCGGCGGGCACGACCTCGGCGCTGATGCTCGCCCGCTCGCAGGGACGGCGCTCGCGCCCGCAGCCGCGCGGTGGCGTGTTCCGGGTGCAGAACGCGCGGCTCGAGCCGGCCGCCGGCACCATCCGCGAGATGTCGGCCGCGTGGAGCGAGGCCCTCGCCGCGGCCACCCGCGCCGTCGAGGACGGCAAGGTCGTCGCCGCCGTCGGCGAGCCCGGCTCGGGCCGGGCCACCCTCCTCGCGCAGGCCTTCCGGCGCGCCCGGCCCCGAGACCGCATCCTCAGCGCCGCCGTCCCCGCGCCGGAGGACGTCGAGCGCTGGCTGTCCCTGTGGACGCCCGAGCTGGGCAAGGAGCACACCGCCGTCATCGTCGAGGGCGCCGACTCGCTCCCGGCGTGGGGGGCGCAGACGCTGCACGACCGCGCCGTGGCCGCCCGCACCACGATGCCGGACACCCCCGCCGCGCAGCGGGTGCTGCCCTGGGCGGCGACCGCCGAGCGGCTGGACGAGGTGCCGCTCGTCCTGCGGGCGCTCGTCGACACCGTCGTCGAGGTGCCGTCGCTGCGCGACCGACCCGCCGACGTCCTGCCCCTGGCCCGGTACGCCGCGCACAACACGCGCGCCCGCGAGGTCGGGTTCACCCCAGCGGCGGAGCGCGCGCTCACCACCTACGGCTGGCCGGGGAACGTCGACGAGCTGTTCGCCGTCGTCCACGACGCCGCGATGCGCTCCGACACGGTCGACGTGCGCCACCTGCCCGGCCGGGTCCTCGGCGGCGCGAGCGCACCCACCGTCGGACGGATCGAGCAGTTCGAGCGCGAGGAGATCGCCCGCCTGCTCGCCCAGCCGGGCAAGACGATGAAGGACGTCGCCGCCGAGCTCGGGATGAGCCGGGCGACGCTCTACCGCAAGATCTCGCAGTACGGGTTGAGCTCGACCCGCTGA